The Paenibacillus pabuli DNA segment GCTGAACGTACCGCCTCCATTGGATTTACCTTCAATACTTTTCATTTGCTCAGGGTACCCGTAAGTACCGTGCTCACTAAGATCCAAACCCATGGTTTCCTCTTCTTCTGTTACACGGATACCCATGATGGCTTTCATTCCACCTAGGATAATGAAGGAAACAACCAGCACGAAGGCGAATGCGCCAACCAGACCCAAGAGTTGAACACCCAGCTGGTGGAATCCACCGCCGTAGAACAGACCCGCTTGACCTACACCTGCATTTTCAGCAAGCTCCGGAGTTGCGAACAACCCTGTGGAAATTGCTCCCCACATACCAGCGATACCATGGACGGAGAAAGCGTAAATTGGATCGTCAATCCCTTTGCGATCAAAGTATTGAGCGGTGAAGAATGTGATAATACCTGCCAATGCACCGATAACCAGAGCTGCCCATGGCTCTACAAAGGCACAAGCACCTGTAATGGCAACGAGTGCTGCAAGCACACCGTTCAGCATGCTAGGAATATCGGATTTGCCAAGAACAGCCCAAGAGATCAACAGTGCAGCAACCCCACCGGCTGCAGCGGCAACGTTTGTAGTCAACGCAACATAACCGAAGAATCCATCGCCCATAGCAGACAATGTGCTACCTGGGTTGAATCCGAACCAACCAATCCACAGGATGATAACCCCGAGAACAGAGTACACTTGGTTGTGACCTGGAATGATGTTAGGTTTTCCGTCTTTGTTGTATTTACCGATACGCGGTTTCAACAGGATCGTAGCTACCAATGCAGCTGTTGCACCCGTCAAGTGAACTACAGTCGAACCTGCGAAGTCTTGCATACCCAGCTCTGCGAGCCAGCCGCCGCCCCATACCCAGTGAGCAACAACCGGATACATGATAATGGTATAAAGTGTTCCAAAAACAATATATACGCTCATTTTTGCACGTTCAGCCATACCACCGCAGGCAATGGCCAGAGATACTGCAGCAAAAGCGAGGTGGAATACAAATTTTATGGTAAGCGGAACATCGGAGAAGGCCAGTGATTCAAATGAAGCAGCCATTTGGTCACCACTCAGGAAGAATCCCGTTGTTCCAAAGAAGCTGTTACCGTTACCGAAACCAAGACCGAAGCCGAGAGCCCAGAAAGCAATAACCGAAATGCCCAATGTCAGGATCGTTTTACCCGCAATATGTCCTGCATTCTTCATTCGTGTTGAACCTGCTTCCAATAAAGCAAATCCCCCTTGCATCAAGAAAACCAGCACAACAGCCAAAAACGTAAAGGCTGAGTTCAGACCGGTTTGAAGTTCAATGTTAGTCGGCCCTTCCGCAGAAGCGAATGCGCTGACCGGGAAAGCCAGCAAAGTAAGTATTAATAACACCGAAACCAACCATTTCTTTCTCATGTACCCCACTCCCTCTTATGTTAAGTTTCTTCACATATCGTGAAACTCTTAATGTCATTATAAGCAGAAGACAGGAAAGTTGACAAGAGTATTTTAAACAAATCCAAAAAATATTTCTGGGAATAAAGTCATGCGTCTTTTTCTTGCACTTAAGTACATATTCATGCTCTATGAGCACATAGATATAGAAGCACGGTTTAGGGTGAACAAAGCATAACGTTTGACTGTATGGTTAAAGATCATGTATCATAACTATATAGTAAGAAAAGAATGGGGCGGAGTCTGTAAAGCCGCAGGTGGAATCTACAATTCCCTACATTAGAACTTGCAAGCGAGGTGAATACCATTGGGGATATGAAACTGTTTCGGATTGGCGAACTTGCCAAGACCGCTGGTGTGAGTGAACGGACGATTGATTACTACACGAAGCTTGGTCTGATCGCTCCTGAAGAGCGGACAGAAAAAAACTATCGTCTCTATAGTAATGAAACTTTAACCAGACTCGAACGTATTGTACAGATGAAACAAGAGAAATATAGTCTCGACGAGATCAAGCAATCTCTTGAGAAGTGGAGCCTGGTTAGTACAGAAGAGCAGGTTGCCAGTAAGCTGACAACGCTTGAACTCCATGTTCAGCAACTTGAGCGAGAGGTCAATGAACTCAAACCGCTGCTTGGCGAGATGAAACCTGTACAAGCACGTAAAATGATGGCAGGCCTACTCACGAAAAGTGCCGGTACGATGGAAGCTTTGAAAATCTTGCTTGAGAACACCATGATGTAGCTTATTATTAGAAAGCGGAGGAATGAATATGAGTTTTAATAACGGTATGTTCGTTTTGATCATTATCGCCTTTTTGCTCTCCTTATGGGCGCAATTTCGCGTTAAAAGTACATTCAACCGTTGGGCTGGCGTGCAAAACCTGAATGGCATGACCGGGTATGATGCAGCCCGTCATATGCTGGATGCCAACGGTCTACACGATGTTCCGATTGAACCCGTTCGCGGCGCTCTCTCAGACCACTACGATCCGATTAACCGGGTTGTACGATTGTCTGAACCTGTATATTATGAAAATTCGATATCAGCTGTTTCCGTAGCCTGTCACGAGGTCGGCCATGCGATACAGCACAAGGAAAGCTATCCGATGCTGGCACTTCGCCACCGGATCTTCCCGATTGTGAACTTCGCATCCGGACTTGCACCTTTTCTGTTGATTGCTGGTTTCATCTTCAACGCCATGAACCTTGTTGGTATCGGTATTATCTTCTTCTCCGTTACCGTTGCGTTCCAGCTCATCACGCTGCCGGTAGAGTTTAATGCCAGCAATCGAGCACGTGAAATCATGGTTTCCGAAGGCTACATTCGCAATGAAGAAGAAAAAGGCGTAGCCAAGGTGCTGAACGCCGCAGCGTTAACGTACGTTGCCGCTGCACTGATCTCACTGCTTGAATTGATCCGTTACATTGGAATTTTTAACAGTCGCGACTAAACCAAATACAATAGAAACAAAAAACAATACCCCACCGTTACTCGGATGGGGTATTGTTTTGTTGCAAACCGAAATAATGAAGTAAAAACGAACGAAATGACTGTGCTACAAGTGGCAATTTGTCATCGGCGCGATGGATTAAACCAATGGTCCGCGTTACTTTCGGATGAGAAATGGCCACATGTGCCGGTTGTAGTGGATTGGTCTGGAAAAGTGCCATTTCCGGCAGCAGACTCACCCCCATACCCGCAGCAACCAATCCGCGGATGGTATCGGTCTCTTCACCTTCAAAAGCGATTTTCGGTGTAAACCCTGCTTCCAAGCAGGCATGCCAGACTATTGGACGCAAAGAATACCCTTTGCTGAACAGAACAAATTTATCATCTTTGAGCTGTTCAAGCGCAATCTCCTCTTCGCCTGCAAGCGGGTGATTTGGAGGAAGAATTGCATGTAATTCTTCAGTTAAGACGATATCACCCGCGACCTGATCATGCTTTTCCGGAAAAGGCGATATGAAAGCCAGATCCACCTCAGCAGATAGCACGTCACGGATGAGCGTCGGAAACATGCCCTGTTTAAATCTGAATTTGACGTTGGGATAACGCTGACGAAATGCGGCCACGACCGATGGAATCAGATGAATACCCAGACTATGAGGAAAACCAATACGAATTTCACCATGTTCCGGGTCCAAAAATTCATGAACTTCTCCGACTGCTTTGTCCAGATCCTTTAGTATGCCTTCAATGCGTTTACAAAAGAGCTGCCCCACTGCGGTCAACTGTAGATTCCGCCCCTTTTGCATAAAGAGGTCAACACCCAGCTCTTCCTCCAGTTGATGAATCTGGCGACTCACCGCGGATTGTGCAACATGCAGCTCTTCAGCTGCCTGGGTCACATGCTCCTTTTGTGCCACTTTCAAAAAGTAATGCAACTGTCTTAATTCCACTCGCCTGATCTCTCCAATCTGCTATACCCTTCTTAGCCCTGCCTGCACTCCGTCTTCAGATCATTACAACAAACGCATTACTGCTTTCTAAACTTTCTTGGCTGCCATATTCGGATAAGAAGTCCGTAGATAAAGAATCCACCTAACAATCCACCCAAATGAGCCATCCAGTTAATGCCCGACATGGCAAACGAGAAAATAATACCGAACGCAAGCAGTGTGTATAACGTTTTGCGCGATGCCTCATCCATCATCGTCCGCTGGAACAAAGCAACATACAGAAACGCACCATAAATCCCGTAGATGGCTCCGGATGCCCCTACAGAGATTGTTGTATCTCCTGCAGAGTTATACCAAGCAAGTGCTAAAACATTACCCAGAACCCCGCTGCCCAAATACAATAAGCCATATCTTACCGACCCGAGCAAGCGCTCCATAGGAGGCGCAAATACAACCAGCGCAAAGCTGTTAAACAATAGATGACTGAAACCTGCGTGAAGAAAAATGGACGTAAAGTACCGCCACCATTCTCCCGAGAATAACTCATGGTTTGTCAAAGCGCCAAACTTCAGCAATGTCATCGTATTCGTCGAGCCACCATTGACAGCAAGTATAATAAACATAACGACATTGGCAACTAACAGAATCGACGTCAGCGGGAAAAACTTTAAATAACTTCTCCAATTTTCATAACGAATAAATATCATAAGCTTCCTATTTCACTCCACCCTGTTCAGTTCTTCCTTCACTTCTTATCCATTATCGTAATTACTCGCCTGAATTGGACAATGCCTTTCATAAAAGATTATAATGGATTTTGGCACGGATCACCAATTTAAGGAGGAACATTATTATGGCACAAGAACGTACAGGCGCAGCCACATTCAAAGGCAACCCTATTACATTGATCGGACCCGAATTGAAAGTGGGCGATCAAGCTCCGGATTTTACATTGAGTAAAAATCTGGTTGAAGATGCATCCCTGAAAGACTTCGCAGGCAAAATTAAACTGATCAGCGTCGTTCCTTCATTGGATACAGGAGTATGCGATGCCCAAACTCGCCGCTTCAATGTGGAAGCCGGAGACCTTGGCGACAATGTTGTCGTTTTGACGGTAAGTGTAGACCTTCCATTCGCACAAGAACGCTGGTGCGGGGCAGCCGGTGTAGACCGCGTTATAACATTGTCTGATTACAAAACACGCTCGTTCGGTGAAAACTACGGTGTTCTGATCAAGGAATTCCAATTGGACATGCGTTCCATCTTTGTAGTGGATACCGAAGACCGAATTACATATGTGGAATATCTGCCTGAGATGACAGAATCCCCTAACTTCGAGCAAGCCATTGCAGCAGTAAAAGCTTTGCTGTAAAAGGATTCCACGTCCAGAACAAAAGCGAGGGAAGGCTCACCTTCTCTCGCTTTTTTGTTTACCATCCATCTATCTCAATCGTTTGCCTTATATTTGGCGAGCTTCTTATCCAATACGGAAAACAGATTCATGATTGTTCGATAATTGGAGCCCAGATCTCCAAGCGAACCACGTGAAGCTGAATACATGTCTACCGCACTACGAACCGGACTTACCGAAATAATAGAAACCGTAATATCCATGGTCCGCCCAAACGTCGTCCGTTTCTCCAAAATAATCTCTCCGACCGAAGGAACCTCGTGAAGCACCTTATAACCCGGAATCTTTTTCAATGTCGAAGAAACTTCTTCCCAGGCTCTGTCTTTGGATAAATTATAATACCGTGTTTTTAATTTGGGATCCTTGGCTCGATCGCTGGTCCCCTCCATACTGCGGATGATACCGACGAGCGTTCTCTTTAAGGTCAAGACCCTTCCTCCTTTGAATGTAACCGTTCCATTTATGTATTCTAGTGTAACATTGTTCAGGTAGTAACAAAAGGGCGTACAGCGCTTTTAACGCAAATACACTGGTCAAAATATAAAGTTCAAATAAAAAACACCCTGAGGTTCCTGGATTAGAGGAAAGAGTCAGGGTGCTGTACTTGTAAATAGAAACCCGCCATGCCGTCCGGCTACATTGTCTTATGAACCTGCTTGGCAGGTGGGTGACCGCAAAAATGTATTTTGAAGTCCCCATGTCGTATAGACAGGGCGTTTCAGCAACATTCTGTGTAGATCTCCCGAAGACATCATCATTGGTTCAAAACAACGAATAACCGAAACGTACACCGCAGGATGTACAGTTATTATATCCCTAACCGTGTAAAAAGTAAATGGTGACGCTTGATGTTTTATTTTTGCAGATTATCGTTTTTTACGTCAGATGCTTTTACATCACCGATCGTCTCTACTCCATCGCCATTTTGAGCAGCTTCTTCCTCTTCCTTCTTCTGCTGCATTTTCTCCATCTGCTCCTGCATTTTCGTGAAGGTCGCATA contains these protein-coding regions:
- a CDS encoding ammonium transporter — encoded protein: MRKKWLVSVLLILTLLAFPVSAFASAEGPTNIELQTGLNSAFTFLAVVLVFLMQGGFALLEAGSTRMKNAGHIAGKTILTLGISVIAFWALGFGLGFGNGNSFFGTTGFFLSGDQMAASFESLAFSDVPLTIKFVFHLAFAAVSLAIACGGMAERAKMSVYIVFGTLYTIIMYPVVAHWVWGGGWLAELGMQDFAGSTVVHLTGATAALVATILLKPRIGKYNKDGKPNIIPGHNQVYSVLGVIILWIGWFGFNPGSTLSAMGDGFFGYVALTTNVAAAAGGVAALLISWAVLGKSDIPSMLNGVLAALVAITGACAFVEPWAALVIGALAGIITFFTAQYFDRKGIDDPIYAFSVHGIAGMWGAISTGLFATPELAENAGVGQAGLFYGGGFHQLGVQLLGLVGAFAFVLVVSFIILGGMKAIMGIRVTEEEETMGLDLSEHGTYGYPEQMKSIEGKSNGGGTFSS
- a CDS encoding MerR family transcriptional regulator, producing MKLFRIGELAKTAGVSERTIDYYTKLGLIAPEERTEKNYRLYSNETLTRLERIVQMKQEKYSLDEIKQSLEKWSLVSTEEQVASKLTTLELHVQQLEREVNELKPLLGEMKPVQARKMMAGLLTKSAGTMEALKILLENTMM
- a CDS encoding zinc metallopeptidase; translated protein: MSFNNGMFVLIIIAFLLSLWAQFRVKSTFNRWAGVQNLNGMTGYDAARHMLDANGLHDVPIEPVRGALSDHYDPINRVVRLSEPVYYENSISAVSVACHEVGHAIQHKESYPMLALRHRIFPIVNFASGLAPFLLIAGFIFNAMNLVGIGIIFFSVTVAFQLITLPVEFNASNRAREIMVSEGYIRNEEEKGVAKVLNAAALTYVAAALISLLELIRYIGIFNSRD
- a CDS encoding LysR family transcriptional regulator, which translates into the protein MELRQLHYFLKVAQKEHVTQAAEELHVAQSAVSRQIHQLEEELGVDLFMQKGRNLQLTAVGQLFCKRIEGILKDLDKAVGEVHEFLDPEHGEIRIGFPHSLGIHLIPSVVAAFRQRYPNVKFRFKQGMFPTLIRDVLSAEVDLAFISPFPEKHDQVAGDIVLTEELHAILPPNHPLAGEEEIALEQLKDDKFVLFSKGYSLRPIVWHACLEAGFTPKIAFEGEETDTIRGLVAAGMGVSLLPEMALFQTNPLQPAHVAISHPKVTRTIGLIHRADDKLPLVAQSFRSFLLHYFGLQQNNTPSE
- a CDS encoding rhomboid family intramembrane serine protease; this encodes MIFIRYENWRSYLKFFPLTSILLVANVVMFIILAVNGGSTNTMTLLKFGALTNHELFSGEWWRYFTSIFLHAGFSHLLFNSFALVVFAPPMERLLGSVRYGLLYLGSGVLGNVLALAWYNSAGDTTISVGASGAIYGIYGAFLYVALFQRTMMDEASRKTLYTLLAFGIIFSFAMSGINWMAHLGGLLGGFFIYGLLIRIWQPRKFRKQ
- the tpx gene encoding thiol peroxidase; amino-acid sequence: MAQERTGAATFKGNPITLIGPELKVGDQAPDFTLSKNLVEDASLKDFAGKIKLISVVPSLDTGVCDAQTRRFNVEAGDLGDNVVVLTVSVDLPFAQERWCGAAGVDRVITLSDYKTRSFGENYGVLIKEFQLDMRSIFVVDTEDRITYVEYLPEMTESPNFEQAIAAVKALL
- a CDS encoding DUF1499 domain-containing protein, with protein sequence MTLKRTLVGIIRSMEGTSDRAKDPKLKTRYYNLSKDRAWEEVSSTLKKIPGYKVLHEVPSVGEIILEKRTTFGRTMDITVSIISVSPVRSAVDMYSASRGSLGDLGSNYRTIMNLFSVLDKKLAKYKAND